The DNA region CAAACACGTAGTTTTTGCCAGCTGCGTTCCCCTTTACTATTACACGCTGTACAGTTAATTTTCTGCCAAGACTGTCGTAGCGTTGTTGCAAGTTGTAGCCAACCATCTTGCAGTTCGTTATTAACAAATGTATTACCAAAGCCAAAGTGTTTTGTAGCTGAGCGTTGCCAAACACCTAATTTATAGTGGTCTTGATAGTATTTGATCAGTGGTGCATTTTCATTAATTTCTTCCAGTTGCGGAATCAGATCCTGATGAATACTAAGAATCAGTTTTGGTTCATCGTTGTCTTGATAGCTCAGGCCATACCAGCGAGGAATATCATGGCGACGGATATTACGGTAACTCATAGAAATCTCCTTTTTTGTTAAAGTTCAATAATATTAGGAGTTTATTATAAAAGTACAAAAAAAGCAAACCCCATTTTAATCAACAAAGTTATTAAGTCTAAGTAAAGCTTGAAACAGTTTGTAGTAATAGCTAGTAAATTTTAACTTTAGTATTTTTATCAGCCCAGTTGTATAAGCGTTCCATGTTGGCATAGGACACGTTGACACAACCATGGCTCATCGGCTGACCAAATTTATTGTGCCAGTAGGCACCGTGAATATAATAACGATATTTGCCAGTCGTAAAGTGTAAGTTCCACCTAGTATTGGGATAATTGAAATTAGCACCAGCATAATGTTTAGTTGGTACTTTTTCTAAAATTGTAAAATCGCCCTTCGGAGTCGGCATTTTGGCCACCCCACTAGAAATTAAAAAAGAGTCTAATTTGATATTATTAAAAAAGTATTCTAGTTGTTGTTTTTTTAAATCAACTTGAATCTTTTTTGCCACTAATTTTCCTTCAACAGATAAGGGATCAAAACCACTAGTGATTTCTGTACCATCTGAGTAACCATCGTTATCACTATCTTTATTATTGAGATTGGTACCAATTTTGATTTCCCAGTCATCTTGCAGTCCGTCGCTATCGCTATCTACTTCCTGAAGTTTTTTATTTTTTTGCAAAGGAGAATAACCATTTTTTATTTCTTGGCCATCAGCAAAACCATCGTTGTCACTATCAGTAATCGCTGGATCCGTTTGATAGATATTGATTTCTTCTTCGTCACTTAGTCCGTCTTGGTCAGTATCTGACGCCCGAACAGTATTAATCGATAATAAGAAGATGGCGGTGATCGTTAAGAGGCAGATCGTAAGTTTATTTAGCATACATTAATATTAATCTATTTTATTGTTTGCGGCAACAAAAAACCCTCTCACTAAAGCGAAAGGATTTTTTGTATTTGTCTTCAACTAAACGACAGGCGAGGGCATGACTATCTCTTAGTTAAAGATTAATTGGCTGGCGCCAGCCACCGTGGCAGATAAAGGTGTTGCCGTAAATTTTCACCACGAAATGTTTGGGTCCAGCGCGGACTGGTAGTATGACGCTTTTGGCCACGGCTAATGCTATTGATTGGCAGCGAGGTGGCTTGATGAATAGTGTGTTTACCGAAGCGGTAATTAATCTCATCAATAACTTTGGCTAATCGTTCCATTTTTAGTATTTTGACTTGATTCGCAAACAGACTTTCTTGTACGCACTGATCGGTTTGTAGATTGGTTAAAACAATACCAGTGGTGCGGTAGGAACCATGCCGGGAAAACAATTTTTGAAAAGTACTTTGGAGAACCGGAGTAATCAAAAGAGCAGAATTGGTTGGCTGATTAAGCTTGATTTCTAATCCTTGGCTCTGAAAGTTCTGTTCGCGTAAATAAATAATTACTTTGGTAGCCACTAGCTGATGACGACGGGCTTTAATGCAGGCTGATTCTAGGTTGCGAATTAATTGAGCCCAGACATATTTTTTATCAGCAGAGGGTGGTGAGAAGGTTTTCATTTTACTGATAGATTGATAGCTGTGCTTGATTGCTGGATTGACGGGGTAGACAGCTTCACCGTGAAGTTCTCGCCAAATTTCCAACCCCGTTTTATTGAGATGCGTTTTTACCCAATACTCTGATTGATAAGCAAAGTCATAAGCATTTTTCAGACCAAACTTCTGCAAATAATTAACTGTACTGGAACCAAAGCCCCAGATAGTCGCGAGTGAGTTAGCGCGTAATAGTTGTTCAATTAATTGGCTGGGTACGATAGTGAGGCCAGCTGGTTTGTGCCAGTTAGCTGCCAGCTTAGCTAATGACTTACTTAAACTAACACCGATAGAGACGGTCAGATTAAGTTCGGTCTCAATTTGCTTTTGTATTTTCTTGGCAATCTGATAGTAGGACGCATGTAGTGGTCGCCTTAAGCCAGTTAAGTCAGCAAAAGCTTCATCGATAGAGTACTCTTCCACTTGCGGAATATACTGACGCATAATATCAAAGATACGTAAGGAGATGAGAGAATAACTTTCGTAGTCGCTGGGCAAAATCACTGCTCGTGGGCAAATTTTTTGTACTTGCCAGAGTGGTATGCCACGACCAATGCCCAAAGCCTTGGCTTCATAACTAGCTGCCGAGACAATACCACGCTCAGCGCCAGTAACCACTGGACGACCTTTCAGCTCTGGTCGCAACGATTGCTCGCAGCTGGCAAAAAAAGCATCAGCATCAAGGTGCATGATGGCTTGAGGCCAGGAGCGAAGTAGTAAATTGGTATTCCCTTTTTCTTTTTCCATTTTGTTTTGTTTTAATAAAATTTGGTTGCACCTTGAAGGTCCACCGTCGCGAGCAATGGACCTCAAGGCGACTTTATTTATACTTCCGGACGCAGGAGACAACAACACCAGCGATCACTAATTCTTGCTGGGGGATCAATTTAGGATATTTTTCATTAGCCGCTTGCAGATAAATACTTTTGTTCTTTTTTTGAAAATACTTTAGCGTCCATTGGCTGTCAATTTGTGCCAAGACAATATCATTATTTTGTGGTGTTAAGCCACGATCAATGATCACCAGATCTTTTGGCTGAATACCAGCGCCAAGCATGGAGTCGCCGGCAACTTCCGTAATAAAACAAGAATTAGGATTGCGTAATAAATATTGATCAAGGGTAATGGTGTCAGCCAGTTCTTCTTCGGCTGGCGTGGGAAAGCCAGCTTGGACATAACCCAAAACAGGCAAACCAGTGAGTAGTTTACCAGGTATTAGGCGACCATTGTCATCTTGTTCAATGATTTGTGCTTCTTTTAATTTATTGACTAGTTTGGCAGCGGCATTTTTGGAAGCATAGCCAAAAAGAGTACAGAGCTCGGCAAAGGATGGCAGACGATGATTCTGTCGCCAGAAGTGACTTAATTTTTCTTGGGCTTGTTTTAGTTTCTGATCCATAATAGTATGATAGTGAACGTTCGTTCACCTGTCAAGATAGTCACCTGTTGATAACTTTTGTATAATGAAGATATTCAATAAATTAAGCAAATAATCAATTAATTTATGTGTGGAGGAATTGGTTTTACTATTCAAGAAATAAGTGATCAAGAGCTGGCGCAGTTTTATACTAGTGAGGAGATTGAGTCATTTAGAAAAAAACAAGAGGCCACTTCATTCTTCTGGTCGGCTCATCCTATTTTGCCCATCAAACAAGACGATAAAACTATTTTGCGGCCGTGGGGCAATAGAGATAAGAGTGTCAAACTACCCTTGACTGGTTGGGCGCAGGAAGAATCAGTGACAGCTGGTCGTTGGCAATATTTAAAACCACAACGAGTTAAAATATTAGCAGAGCGTGGTTGTGAAAAAAAGAAATGGTTTAAAGTAAATAATGGTTTAGCAGGTATCTTAATTCAAGATCGAGTCTATATGCTCACCAGAGAAGCCTCTGATCAATATTTTAAATTAACTGGTCATCCCAGAATGCCGATTGATGGTGCGGAAGTAGTAAAATAAAACACCTCATTTGATGAGGTGTTTAATAATTAGAATTCAGTGGGAACAATGAGATCAATTTGGAAGCTGTAAAAAGCATCACCGTATTTGGCCCAATCACGAACCAGGGTGCTAACTATGTTTTTGATGGTGAAATGACAAGCATAAGCCCAGTACCACTTACCGTTAAAGTATGTTTTAAGTTGTAGGTAAGCACTACGATCGAAGATGTCATTAAATGAGCGGCCAATTTTATTGGGGTGCCAAAATTTAGTAAATACTCCATCACCGGCAGTGTTCATGGTTAGATAATCTTTCAGGCCACCACTTTTTAAATGCGGATAGCGATAACCGAAAGCGTGTGATTCTAGTACCCCTAAGCCAACACCAGAAACTGCGGATTTCGACAGCCCCCAAAGCAAATCCTTGGTTCGCCAGGCATTTTGGTTGCGCAGTTGTTCTAAGAATTTTTGCTGCCAGGCATCCTGATCAATTTCTGTTGTTAAATCAAGGTAACGCTTGCCAGTGCTATCAATAGAAACAGTGGTTGTTTGTTCTAACATTGTTTTGGTTAAAACAATGATTTTTTGGAACTGTTCCTTATCACTCAGATCAATAATTTGTGAATAGTTATTGATGGCAAAAAAAGACAGAATTAAGATTATTCTTTTCATTTATTCTCCTATTTTAAAGTTCATTTAACAATATTGTAATTTAGCAGACTTTTATTAAATGGTCAATTTCATATTATCTACAACGATTGACAGATATTAATTAATGTGATAATGTATCAAATTCAATAGCAAATTAATAATTAAATAATAAACGGAGAATGGTCCATGAATAGACTAGTATTTTTTTGTTTTACGGTTTTTGGTTTACTTACAACTATTTTTGCCCAGTATCATTCAATCATTGACAAGGTGATGCTG from Candidatus Komeilibacteria bacterium CG_4_10_14_0_2_um_filter_37_10 includes:
- a CDS encoding DNA polymerase IV, with amino-acid sequence MEKEKGNTNLLLRSWPQAIMHLDADAFFASCEQSLRPELKGRPVVTGAERGIVSAASYEAKALGIGRGIPLWQVQKICPRAVILPSDYESYSLISLRIFDIMRQYIPQVEEYSIDEAFADLTGLRRPLHASYYQIAKKIQKQIETELNLTVSIGVSLSKSLAKLAANWHKPAGLTIVPSQLIEQLLRANSLATIWGFGSSTVNYLQKFGLKNAYDFAYQSEYWVKTHLNKTGLEIWRELHGEAVYPVNPAIKHSYQSISKMKTFSPPSADKKYVWAQLIRNLESACIKARRHQLVATKVIIYLREQNFQSQGLEIKLNQPTNSALLITPVLQSTFQKLFSRHGSYRTTGIVLTNLQTDQCVQESLFANQVKILKMERLAKVIDEINYRFGKHTIHQATSLPINSISRGQKRHTTSPRWTQTFRGENLRQHLYLPRWLAPAN